From the genome of Halobellus litoreus, one region includes:
- a CDS encoding efflux RND transporter permease subunit: MDLDYQRFVDWADDKIVNHPKRVMVTFLLVTLLFSAGLGNVSTEAGTQQFAEDIPAADALERIENEFEPPFSPDPGSTQLVQRDRNVLSKQSMLAMLRAQQALEERDDMYVSSTSSAAGVVAQTIDPEATTLERQITALERATGADVREAVRENADNPGFTGTVSNDFNARAASASATIGVVQHDLPGGAGGGTAGQSGDSPLTPIQNDAQRIIDAELDTDITVFGSGIIADEFGTVITDSLLIVTPAAVLLIVGFLVVAYRDLLDLLLGVTALAMAVIWTFGFLGLAGIPFNQIMISVPPLLLAVGIDFGIHAINRYREDRATGLDIESAMQRATDQLLVAFFIVTGTTVIGFLSNLASDLPPIRDFGIVAGVGIIFTFFIFGIFLPAAKVWLDRNRDGWPIPTFSQRPLGEEGSALGEVLSVGVTLARTIPVVVLVVMLLFSAGAAGYATGVDTSFSQEDFLPPEEVSPLLKALPEPFAPSDYGVVGTLNFLEDKFTSTQGGSVTIYLEGRMENDAALERIHRAGEDPPSEFVTDGNRRAESTSIVTIIQDRAERDPEFEALVERNDRNDNGVPDDNLDTIYSELASSPAGDRASQYLADDRRSARIVYTVSADVSDQEAVAAANEVSERFREDTTPTGNTVVFQQVSDLIFESAITSLSLALSLTVVFLVIVYWVLEGLPSLGIANLVPIVVAVASVAGTMRLLGISFNAFTATILSLTIGLGIDYSVHVVHRFVDERRERALIPALRRTVIGTGGALLGSMATTAFGIGVLVLAVLSVLGQFGVLTAISIVYSFLASLLVLPSALVVWDRLVNGDPDVPMGYPDEDGSGAEMAADGGVVVESPSEP; the protein is encoded by the coding sequence ATGGACCTCGACTACCAGCGCTTCGTCGACTGGGCGGACGACAAGATCGTCAACCATCCGAAACGGGTGATGGTGACGTTCCTGCTCGTGACGCTGCTGTTCTCGGCCGGGCTGGGAAACGTCTCCACCGAGGCGGGCACCCAGCAGTTCGCCGAGGACATCCCGGCCGCGGACGCGCTCGAACGCATCGAAAACGAGTTCGAACCGCCGTTCAGTCCCGACCCCGGGAGCACCCAACTCGTCCAGCGCGATCGGAACGTCCTCTCGAAGCAATCGATGCTCGCGATGCTGCGGGCCCAACAGGCGCTCGAAGAGCGCGACGATATGTACGTCTCCAGCACCTCCTCGGCGGCGGGTGTGGTGGCGCAGACCATCGACCCGGAGGCGACCACGCTCGAACGGCAGATCACGGCCCTCGAACGCGCGACGGGGGCGGACGTCAGAGAGGCCGTTCGGGAGAACGCCGACAACCCCGGGTTCACCGGAACGGTGAGCAACGACTTCAACGCGAGAGCCGCGTCGGCGTCGGCGACGATCGGCGTCGTCCAGCACGACCTGCCCGGCGGGGCCGGCGGCGGCACGGCGGGGCAGTCCGGCGACAGCCCGCTGACGCCGATCCAGAACGACGCCCAGCGGATCATCGACGCGGAACTCGACACCGACATCACCGTCTTCGGCAGCGGGATCATCGCCGACGAGTTCGGCACCGTCATCACGGACTCGCTGCTCATCGTGACGCCCGCGGCCGTCCTCCTGATCGTGGGCTTCCTCGTCGTCGCCTACCGGGACTTGCTCGACCTCCTGCTCGGCGTCACCGCGCTGGCGATGGCCGTAATCTGGACCTTCGGGTTCCTCGGACTGGCGGGCATCCCGTTCAACCAGATCATGATCTCGGTGCCGCCGCTGCTCTTGGCGGTCGGGATCGACTTCGGCATTCACGCGATCAACCGCTACCGCGAGGACCGCGCGACCGGCCTCGACATCGAGTCGGCGATGCAGCGGGCGACCGACCAGCTGCTCGTCGCCTTCTTCATCGTCACCGGAACGACCGTCATCGGCTTCCTCTCGAATCTCGCCTCCGACCTGCCGCCGATCCGGGACTTCGGCATCGTCGCGGGCGTCGGCATCATCTTCACGTTCTTCATCTTCGGCATCTTCCTCCCGGCGGCGAAGGTCTGGCTGGACCGAAATCGGGACGGCTGGCCGATCCCGACGTTCAGCCAGCGCCCGCTCGGCGAGGAGGGGTCGGCACTCGGCGAGGTGCTCTCGGTCGGGGTCACGCTCGCGCGGACGATTCCGGTCGTCGTCCTGGTCGTGATGCTGCTTTTCAGCGCGGGCGCGGCGGGCTACGCCACCGGCGTCGACACCTCCTTCTCCCAGGAGGACTTCCTCCCGCCCGAAGAGGTCTCGCCGCTTCTGAAGGCGCTTCCCGAGCCGTTCGCGCCGAGCGACTACGGCGTCGTCGGGACGCTGAACTTCCTCGAAGACAAGTTCACGAGCACGCAGGGGGGGTCAGTCACCATATATCTCGAGGGCCGGATGGAGAACGACGCGGCCCTCGAACGGATCCACCGCGCGGGCGAGGACCCGCCCTCGGAGTTCGTCACCGACGGCAACCGCCGCGCGGAGTCGACGAGCATCGTGACGATCATCCAGGATCGCGCCGAGCGGGATCCGGAGTTCGAGGCGCTCGTCGAGCGCAACGACCGCAACGACAACGGCGTGCCCGACGACAACCTCGATACGATCTACAGCGAACTGGCGTCCTCGCCGGCGGGCGACCGCGCCTCGCAGTACCTGGCCGACGACCGCCGCAGCGCGCGCATCGTCTACACGGTGTCGGCGGACGTCTCCGATCAGGAGGCCGTGGCCGCGGCCAATGAGGTCTCGGAACGCTTCCGCGAGGACACGACGCCGACCGGAAACACGGTCGTCTTCCAGCAGGTCTCCGATCTCATCTTCGAGTCCGCGATCACGAGCCTGTCGCTCGCGCTCAGTCTGACGGTGGTGTTCCTGGTAATCGTCTACTGGGTCCTGGAGGGACTGCCCTCGCTCGGGATCGCGAACTTGGTGCCCATCGTCGTCGCCGTCGCGTCGGTCGCCGGGACGATGCGCCTGCTCGGGATCTCCTTCAACGCCTTCACCGCCACGATCCTCTCGCTGACCATCGGGCTGGGCATCGACTACTCGGTCCACGTCGTCCACCGCTTCGTCGACGAGCGTCGCGAGCGGGCGCTGATCCCCGCGCTCCGGCGGACGGTCATCGGCACCGGCGGGGCGCTTCTCGGCAGCATGGCGACGACGGCGTTCGGGATCGGCGTGCTCGTCCTCGCGGTCCTCTCGGTGCTCGGGCAGTTCGGCGTGCTGACGGCGATCTCGATCGTCTACTCCTTCCTCGCGTCGCTTCTCGTCCTCCCGTCGGCGCTCGTCGTCTGGGACCGCCTCGTCAACGGCGATCCCGACGTGCCGATGGGGTATCCCGACGAGGACGGGAGCGGGGCGGAGATGGCGGCCGACGGCGGGGTCGTCGTCGAGTCGCCGTCGGAGCCCTAG
- a CDS encoding BGTF surface domain-containing protein, translating to MTNGNYRLKARAVFLAALMVFSVFAGTVAFAGTAAANASDISEVSAEDVPVEQDEVTQKIELDITVTDGNDDTVNIDTADVPAGVSVDNIDVISTNTSAVSVSSISSSSFDVADESPSGEDGTATVLVYFEHNTEGLSPQTGANIDFNASSGDGSAEVAFDLVAGNDAQLNSGSTYWQGQETAVYVDGSFSSGGVTIEGDDQLQIREYDTSGDDPQIGTLQDEFSLEGGYADVSTDDLDGEYVVTPASDSSVALVIDDGEITSVVEESNLAANTVAWEVTTQDLSIDFDEESVTNSGEDSANELEIETNRGSSDIEVSADGDLEQQELLDIFSDSAFNAQPLPDYDDDSEDTIVLGSIGDVTEDTDFEDIDEGEYEFTFEVSDSTAEDSGTVEVTESDVDAGFSQGTFSQTAGDVVNMTIQLEDTDSAWVQLGDEDSGFVDILYIEDDDDDDEVTFWVNTRTVGTSAAFDQTYYSEDDIVESQIHGGIDEPDSGPTFEDEDGNDIGTFSDYLTELDLIDSDEDPTDQLIRPLQPTTYDVSVGGDEVFIVNDDDESELNDEIGLATLDLTEPGVDNLQTWTAPSDNADADEELQEVLDIVTQQTEIAEDDRLVIQAEASGIYGHMVAIDENGFDAFEDGFSASTLYELDERDGEGVDFTVEADDATGNQEATSLDLENVDNQDIFILVDNQAGQMFIIVDTSSDDAFSGGDIDTPEEFTADLTYETDSSDRFEFDGSGPLGGADGDTDEAAYPYFDTGDDQSQSAEFTIAEGSATFDNQQDGVVQIANTGEATVSGETNIAPGSDASVRVRSDQGVSPSFVKTVSTEIGDDGVFEATFDFSEQSVGDTGTVSLRVGGSAYGQTDAEIVEDVGTATPEPDTATPEPDTATPEPDTATPEPDTATPEPEPDTDTPTETDTGTPGFGVVVALTALIAAALLAIRRES from the coding sequence ATGACAAACGGAAACTATCGACTCAAGGCACGCGCTGTGTTCCTCGCAGCGTTGATGGTCTTCAGCGTCTTCGCTGGGACTGTCGCGTTCGCGGGCACGGCCGCCGCTAATGCTAGTGACATTAGCGAAGTGAGTGCCGAAGACGTTCCAGTTGAACAGGACGAAGTAACACAAAAGATTGAACTCGATATCACGGTAACTGACGGCAACGACGATACGGTCAATATCGATACTGCTGATGTTCCCGCTGGTGTCTCCGTTGACAATATCGACGTAATATCGACCAACACCAGTGCTGTCTCCGTCAGCAGTATTAGCAGTAGTTCCTTCGACGTTGCTGACGAGAGTCCAAGTGGAGAAGACGGGACGGCAACGGTACTCGTCTACTTCGAACACAACACCGAAGGCCTCTCACCCCAGACAGGTGCCAACATCGACTTCAACGCCAGCAGCGGTGATGGCTCGGCGGAAGTCGCGTTCGACCTCGTCGCCGGTAACGACGCCCAGCTGAATTCAGGCTCGACGTACTGGCAGGGTCAGGAGACTGCCGTTTACGTTGATGGTAGTTTTTCCTCTGGTGGAGTAACCATTGAAGGAGACGACCAGCTCCAGATCCGGGAGTACGACACGAGCGGCGACGACCCCCAGATCGGGACGCTGCAGGACGAATTCAGTCTCGAAGGTGGCTATGCTGACGTCAGCACTGACGACCTTGACGGCGAATACGTCGTCACGCCGGCATCTGATAGCTCGGTCGCGCTCGTCATCGATGACGGCGAGATCACTTCCGTCGTCGAGGAGAGTAACCTCGCTGCTAACACGGTCGCGTGGGAAGTTACTACGCAAGACCTGAGCATCGACTTCGACGAGGAGTCGGTGACCAACAGTGGCGAGGACAGCGCCAACGAACTCGAAATCGAGACGAACCGCGGCAGCTCCGACATCGAAGTGAGCGCCGACGGTGACCTCGAACAGCAGGAACTCCTCGACATCTTCTCGGACTCGGCCTTCAACGCACAGCCGCTTCCGGACTACGACGACGATTCCGAGGACACGATCGTCCTCGGGAGCATCGGTGACGTGACGGAAGACACCGACTTCGAAGACATCGACGAGGGCGAGTACGAGTTCACCTTCGAGGTCTCGGACTCGACCGCCGAGGATTCGGGCACGGTCGAAGTCACTGAATCCGACGTCGACGCCGGCTTCAGTCAGGGGACCTTCTCCCAGACCGCCGGCGACGTGGTCAATATGACCATTCAGCTGGAAGACACCGACAGCGCGTGGGTCCAGCTCGGTGACGAGGACTCCGGCTTCGTCGACATCCTCTACATCGAGGACGACGACGACGACGACGAAGTGACCTTCTGGGTCAACACGCGTACGGTCGGGACGAGTGCGGCCTTCGACCAGACCTACTACAGTGAGGACGACATCGTCGAGAGCCAGATTCACGGTGGCATCGACGAGCCCGACAGCGGTCCCACCTTCGAGGACGAGGACGGGAACGACATCGGTACCTTCAGCGACTACCTCACTGAACTCGATCTGATCGACAGCGACGAGGACCCGACCGATCAGCTCATCCGTCCGCTCCAGCCGACCACCTACGACGTCTCGGTTGGCGGAGACGAGGTCTTCATCGTCAACGACGACGACGAGTCCGAACTCAACGACGAGATCGGACTCGCCACGCTCGACCTGACCGAACCTGGCGTCGACAACCTCCAGACGTGGACCGCCCCGTCCGACAACGCCGACGCTGACGAGGAGCTCCAGGAGGTCCTCGATATCGTGACCCAGCAGACCGAGATCGCTGAGGACGACCGCCTCGTCATCCAGGCCGAGGCCAGCGGTATCTACGGCCACATGGTCGCGATCGACGAGAACGGCTTCGACGCGTTCGAAGACGGCTTCAGCGCGAGCACGCTCTACGAACTCGACGAGCGGGACGGCGAAGGTGTCGACTTCACCGTCGAGGCCGACGATGCGACTGGTAACCAAGAGGCCACCTCGCTGGACCTCGAGAACGTCGACAACCAGGACATCTTCATCCTCGTCGACAACCAGGCGGGCCAGATGTTCATTATCGTGGACACGAGTTCGGACGACGCCTTCTCTGGCGGTGACATCGATACGCCTGAGGAATTCACGGCCGACCTCACGTACGAGACCGACTCGAGCGACCGGTTCGAGTTCGACGGATCGGGCCCACTCGGTGGTGCGGACGGCGACACCGATGAAGCCGCCTACCCGTACTTCGACACGGGCGACGACCAGTCTCAGAGCGCTGAGTTCACGATCGCGGAGGGCAGCGCCACGTTCGACAACCAACAGGACGGCGTCGTCCAGATCGCCAACACCGGCGAGGCGACTGTCAGCGGTGAGACGAACATCGCGCCCGGTTCGGACGCCAGCGTCCGCGTCCGCTCCGACCAAGGCGTCTCGCCCTCGTTCGTGAAGACCGTCAGCACCGAAATCGGTGACGACGGCGTGTTCGAGGCGACGTTCGACTTCTCCGAACAGAGCGTTGGCGACACCGGTACGGTGTCGCTGCGCGTCGGTGGCAGTGCCTACGGCCAGACTGATGCGGAAATCGTCGAGGACGTCGGCACGGCGACGCCTGAGCCGGACACGGCAACGCCCGAACCGGACACGGCAACGCCCGAACCGGACACGGCGACACCTGAGCCGGACACCGCGACGCCCGAACCCGAGCCGGACACCGACACCCCCACCGAGACGGACACCGGAACGCCCGGCTTCGGTGTGGTTGTCGCCCTGACCGCGCTCATCGCCGCGGCCCTACTCGCGATTCGCCGCGAAAGCTAA
- a CDS encoding BGTF surface domain-containing protein: MYNSSTTVDYNDTGNPLGLADINSLQIREYDTSGDTPEIGSLEDEFGFDGNYADINTDDLDGEYVVTPAGDSSVALVLEGGDIVGAVNEGNLTDYTTAWEVTSQDLSVDFDEDSVNNGATDSANEVDLNTNRGSSDVEVSADGLEQADLLSIFSASAFNAQPLPSYDDDSESTIVLDGVGDVTEDADFEGIDEGEYEFEFEVSDTTASDSGTVEVTESDVDASFSQGTYSQAAGDVVNMTIELEDTDNAWVQVGDEDSGFVDVLYVEDDDDDDEVSFEINTRTLGTSLGPEVVYNSEDDIVQSEMHGEIGPDNEPKYENADGNTLSEADGDHDFSGYLEALDLIDTDQDKTNQLIRPLQPTTYEVAVGGDNVFVVNDDDESELNDELELATLDLTEPGVDNVQTWTAPSDSADADEELQEVLDIVSQQSDIAEDDRLVIQAEASGIYGHMVAIDEAGFDALEDGFDANTLYELDNRTGEGVDLTVEADDSTGNQQATSLNLEDVANQDVFILADNDGGQMFIIVDTSSDAAFSGSVDTPAEFTAELTYDTDSSERFEFDGTGGPLGSAGGDNVYDGDAAFPYFQADSDQSQSAEFTIADGTASFDNQNADEVVQIANTGEATVSGTTNIAPGSDASIRVRSDSDVSPSFVKTVNTEITEDGTFSATFDLSEQSVDDTATVSLRVGGSAYGQTDAVIVEQVSDETATPEPDTATPEPDTATPEPDTATPEPDDDTATPEPDTDTPTESNTGTPGFGVVVALTALIAAALLAVRRDN; encoded by the coding sequence GTGTACAACAGCAGTACCACCGTTGACTACAACGACACCGGTAACCCACTGGGCCTCGCCGATATCAATTCGCTCCAGATTCGCGAATACGACACGTCAGGCGACACCCCTGAGATCGGCTCCCTCGAAGACGAATTCGGATTCGACGGAAACTACGCTGATATCAACACTGACGACCTCGACGGCGAATACGTCGTCACTCCGGCCGGGGATAGCTCCGTTGCCCTCGTCCTCGAGGGTGGAGACATCGTCGGTGCGGTCAACGAAGGCAACCTCACCGACTACACGACTGCGTGGGAAGTCACCTCGCAGGATCTGAGCGTCGACTTCGATGAAGATTCCGTCAACAACGGCGCGACCGATAGCGCCAACGAGGTTGACCTCAACACGAACCGTGGAAGCTCCGACGTCGAAGTGAGCGCCGACGGTCTCGAACAGGCTGACCTCCTCAGCATCTTCTCGGCGTCGGCTTTCAACGCACAGCCGCTTCCGAGCTACGACGACGACTCGGAATCCACGATCGTCCTCGACGGCGTCGGTGACGTGACGGAAGACGCCGACTTCGAAGGCATCGACGAGGGCGAGTACGAATTCGAATTCGAGGTCTCGGACACGACCGCCTCGGACTCGGGAACCGTTGAAGTCACTGAGTCGGACGTCGACGCCTCCTTCAGTCAGGGTACTTACTCCCAGGCTGCGGGTGACGTCGTCAACATGACCATCGAACTGGAAGACACCGACAACGCGTGGGTCCAGGTCGGTGACGAAGACTCCGGCTTCGTTGACGTCCTCTACGTTGAGGACGACGACGACGACGACGAGGTCTCCTTCGAGATCAACACCCGTACGCTGGGTACGTCTCTGGGACCGGAAGTCGTCTACAACAGCGAAGACGACATCGTGCAGAGCGAGATGCACGGTGAGATCGGCCCTGACAACGAGCCTAAATACGAGAACGCAGACGGTAACACCCTCTCGGAAGCAGATGGTGACCACGACTTCTCGGGCTATCTCGAAGCTCTCGACCTGATCGACACCGATCAGGATAAGACGAATCAGCTCATCCGTCCGCTCCAGCCGACCACGTACGAAGTCGCAGTGGGCGGCGACAACGTCTTCGTCGTCAACGATGACGACGAATCCGAGCTCAACGACGAGCTCGAACTCGCCACGCTCGACCTGACCGAACCCGGCGTCGACAACGTCCAGACGTGGACCGCCCCGTCTGACAGCGCCGACGCTGACGAGGAGCTTCAGGAAGTCCTCGATATCGTGTCCCAGCAGAGCGACATCGCTGAGGACGACCGCCTCGTCATCCAGGCTGAGGCCAGCGGTATCTACGGTCACATGGTCGCGATCGACGAGGCCGGCTTCGACGCACTCGAAGACGGCTTCGACGCGAACACGCTCTACGAACTCGACAACCGCACTGGTGAAGGTGTCGACCTCACCGTCGAAGCAGACGACTCCACGGGGAACCAGCAGGCTACCTCGCTGAACCTCGAGGACGTCGCCAACCAGGATGTCTTCATCCTCGCCGACAACGACGGTGGCCAGATGTTCATCATCGTCGACACGAGCTCGGACGCTGCCTTCTCCGGTAGCGTCGACACGCCGGCCGAATTCACGGCCGAGCTCACGTACGACACCGACTCGAGCGAACGCTTCGAGTTCGATGGTACTGGTGGTCCCCTCGGTAGCGCGGGCGGCGACAACGTCTACGATGGCGATGCCGCCTTCCCGTACTTCCAGGCAGACAGCGACCAGTCTCAGAGCGCTGAGTTCACGATCGCGGACGGCACCGCATCCTTCGACAACCAGAACGCAGATGAGGTCGTCCAGATCGCCAACACCGGCGAGGCGACCGTCAGCGGTACGACGAACATCGCGCCCGGTTCGGACGCCAGCATCCGCGTCCGCTCCGACAGCGATGTCTCGCCTTCCTTCGTGAAGACGGTCAACACCGAAATCACTGAGGACGGCACGTTCAGCGCGACGTTCGACCTCTCCGAACAGAGCGTCGACGACACCGCCACGGTGTCGCTCCGCGTCGGCGGCAGTGCCTACGGCCAGACTGACGCCGTCATCGTCGAGCAGGTCAGCGACGAGACGGCGACGCCTGAGCCGGACACGGCAACGCCCGAACCGGACACGGCAACGCCCGAACCGGACACGGCAACGCCCGAGCCTGACGACGACACGGCGACGCCCGAGCCGGACACCGACACCCCCACCGAGTCCAACACCGGAACGCCCGGCTTCGGTGTGGTTGTCGCCCTGACCGCGCTCATCGCCGCAGCCCTGCTCGCGGTTCGCCGCGACAACTAA